tcattcaaaattaatataatttggtaattataaaatttaggttatttttgttgtgatcgattacttttgggacgagaattcacgctagaattgaccatttctgactttagtacatacaaatttaaaatcctgTTCTCtctacttaaaaaatttcataacaaattCACCCATATAtttatataaattaatttttttgtaaaagttgtcaaaataaccacattttccaaaaataaaattgattttcaaaatcatatagAACTTGTGTAATCCTgggttatttttgaacattttcatcactttaaaattcatagaagctgtgtttaaaaaaatcggaaaaaaaagatcaaaaatatttatgaaaaataagtaTTTCGTGTTCCTcccaaataaaatttctcaatatcctatacaaacttcaggctcgttaaGCGATTCCTTcacgtggtccgatctggcccaaattatAAGTGGGACCTTGTACTAATAGCCCTGCTAAAAGTCCCAGGATCCGTTCAAGGCTGCAGCATATAACTTTCcacatgttccaaattttttatacaaaggAAACTGAGCCATTTGGTTTTTTGAGTATACGTACACGGGTGAAATATATACGGTTCGTAAGATCTGGACGAGGCAAGCAAAAGTTTGTATTGTAGaagtttaattataaaaaaaactattgacaaaaatgctcaaatcttgttgtttttaaaatcagctttgtacagattttttggcgattttttttgttttgttccataactttaaaattttcatacgaaGCTTGCAGCCAGTATGTTAATTGTTACAAAACATCAAATTATGGCGttattttttggaagatttcatgtttcttcagaTTATtgtaaattgtcaaaaatgtgtcATTTCtgataaattgaaaactttttttcaggaatttacTAAATTCCTGATGATACATTAGTCCACTCATGTTCATTAATGCATTTTTCAGAGGTCGCCGCGATTCCCGTTCCCATCTGTCGCCGGACCGAAGCCACGAACGCGAGGGAAGCCCACGGAGAAGCCGCCGTTTGCGAAGACAATCATCATCGGCTGCTCGACAACCACGTTCGCCCGATTCGAGCAGCTGTTGTTCGTCGAGGTACGTCAAAGCTTCAAACCGAAAGCTTTCCACGAAAGTTCATTTCACCACCCACTTTTGCTTCCATCATCTTACTCTCTTGTTTTTGTTATCCTTCTCTTTCTCTCACACCTGGACCCTCCCATCACTGTAGGGATGCCAGCCCGTGCGCACGCCCACCTCCCCTGCCGACCGAAAGCGTCGCTCGGCCCTCGATTCGGCGCCAATCGACGACCGAGGAAATCCTGATAGCACGAGGCTTTCGTCGACAAAGCACAACTGAGGAGATGATCCGGTGCCGGAACTTCCGCCGCCAAAGCTCGCAAAGTGATGACACCTGCCGGTAAGTGGAGAAAATATTGATAGTTTGGCGATTTGACGATCAACAggtgtacgttttttttttttcttttctgttattcaaacgaattcttttatttgatacagattcttaaaaaaatacataggtttttttgtttttaatttgacaCGGTTCATACCTTTAGTCTTTTAAGTGCTaaagttgttttgtttgattaaaagtATCTAGTAAAAGTATGCTTGTATCTAGTTCACTTTCATAATTCAAGTACTGGCTACATTTGACCTGAGTTATGTATCTCAATACTAGGGAATGGATTATGGAGGCAAGGAGAATCAAGGAAATTTCTCAGCTTGATACATCGAACAAAATTTACTGGAACTTCATCAATGGAAAATCGATAAAACCTTCGCCCATAGATCGTTTCCCGGATATGAAATGGAAAGAAATATGGATAAATTCCAACTCCAAATTGATATCCAGCACCGATCGATCGAGTATGTTTATGCTCTTCAACGATCTTAttccaaataaagaaaaattaagagCTTACAACATCGGGAACCTACAAGATAGCAATTGCTCAGAATGCTCACAGGAAGACAGCAACGAacacagaataaaaaaatgcaccACTTCGAAAGAATTATGGAATTGGCAAGAAAATGTTCTaagaacaaatttaaagttGACCATTGATAAACCTGAAGATTTGTTAAGTGTGAGGTTAAATAGTAACGATAAATCCTTGAAAACAGGCGTATGGTTGGTTATTCGTACAATTAGTTTTATAATCAGAAGATACCCTAACAGTAGCA
This sequence is a window from Uranotaenia lowii strain MFRU-FL chromosome 3, ASM2978415v1, whole genome shotgun sequence. Protein-coding genes within it:
- the LOC129755599 gene encoding uncharacterized protein LOC129755599; translated protein: MFINAFFRGRRDSRSHLSPDRSHEREGSPRRSRRLRRQSSSAARQPRSPDSSSCCSSRDASPCARPPPLPTESVARPSIRRQSTTEEILIARGFRRQSTTEEMIRCRNFRRQSSQSDDTCREWIMEARRIKEISQLDTSNKIYWNFINGKSIKPSPIDRFPDMKWKEIWINSNSKLISSTDRSSMFMLFNDLIPNKEKLRAYNIGNLQDSNCSECSQEDSNEHRIKKCTTSKELWNWQENVLRTNLKLTIDKPEDLLSVRLNSNDKSLKTGVWLVIRTISFIIRRYPNSSMFELRKEIIEWRWKNKEQVLKELGNWLFLIF